A window of Variovorax sp. HW608 genomic DNA:
TGAATGTCTCTGTGTTATTCACGGATACCAATCATCATGTCCATAAAACTGATAATAGTTCAGGGAATACCCTGAGAACAAGGGATAATAAATTCGAAAAATGGAAAGCGAAATCAAAATATCATCCGATCCATCGAATCAGACATCTCCGAACGAACGCATGAAAACTGTCGTCCGCACCGATGAGCGCATCCTGTCCTCGGACATCTTCGAACGCGACAGCCGCGCCAGGCGGCCCGACCACGGCCATTGGGCCGAGCCCGGCAAGGAGATCCCCATCTATCACCGCTGCGGCGTGCTGGTGGTGGGCGGCGGTCCGTCGGGCACCGCCGCCGCCGCGGCAGCCGCCCAGGCGGGCGCCGACGTCGCACTGCTCGAGCGCTACAACCACCTGGGCGGCCTGTCCACCGGCGGCCTCGTTATCTGGATCGACCGCATGACCGACTGGGAGGGCCGGCTGGTCATCCGCGGCTTTGCCGAGGAGCTGTTCGACCGCCTGCCGGCCGACGCCATCGCCGGCCCCGCGCGCGGCGACTGGGGTTCGCAGGACGTGGCCAAGGCCGCCCACTGGTCGCAGCGCACCGCCGCCTACCACGGCATCGTCACCTGGTCGCCGACCATCGACCCCGAGCGCCTCAAGCTCTTGTCGCAGGAGATCGTGCTGGAGCGCGACGTGAAGCTCATCTACCACTCGTGGGCGGCGATTCCGATCGTGCAGGACGGCGCCGTGAAGGGCGTGGTGTTCGAGAGCAAGGAAGGGCGCATGGCGATCATGGCCGACGTGGTGGTCGATGCCACCGGCGACGGCGACCTGTTCGCGCGCGCCGGCGCCGCCTACGTGAACGACATCGAGGAAGCCGACGTGCACCACTGCATGAACACCTCGTGGCTGTTCGGCGGCGTCGACATGAACCGCTGGATCGAATTCAAGGCCGGCCAGCCCGAAGCCTTCTCCGCCTTCATGGCGCGCGGCCGCGAGCAGTGCGGCCTGTTCGAGCGGCCCTTCGTCTCGTGGCGCAACGACGTGGCGCTGTTCATGGGGCCGCGCCAGTCGGGCTATTCGGCGCTCGACGTGGACGATCTCACGGCGGTGGAAGTCCGCTCGCACCGCGCGATGGTGCAGCACCTCGATTACTTCCGCGCCCATGCGCCGGGTTTCGAGAATGCCTTCCTGATGCTGAGCGCGCCGCAGATCGGCGTGCGCCATGCGCGCCGGCTCAGCGGCGTGGGCGCCGTGCTGCGCAGCCAGTGGCCCGACGGCGTGGCGCTGGCGGACGAGATCGGCGTGTCGCCCGCGGTGTCGCCGAAGTTCCCGAACATCTCCATTCCCTATGGCGCGCTGGTGCCGCAGCAACTCGACGGCCTGCTGGCCTGCGGACGCCACATCTCGTGCGACCGCAACTCGCACGGGTTCATGCGCGAGATCCCGCAGTGCTGGATCACCGGGCAGGCCGCGGGCGTGGCGGCGGCGCTGGCCTCGCGCGGCGGCATCGCGCCGCGCTTCGTCGATGTCGGCGCGCTGCAGTCCGAACTGCTGCGCCAGGGCGTCTACCTGCGTCCCGGCGCGGGTCAGGGCCATGCCGCATCAGTGATGGCGACGGCCGAGGCGGGCCTCTGAGGGCGCCCCATGCCACCGTCGGACCTCACTGTGCGAGCCTCTACATTGGAGCCACTTCCCAAGGGTTCCACCATGGCCACTGACAAGAACGACCTCTCCATTTCCGCCGCCGAGACGGCCGATGCGCGCGGCGAACGCTCCGACACCGTGAGCGCACTGGAGCGCGGCATCTCGGTGCTGCGCTGCTTCAGCGAAGAGCAGCCGGTGCTCGGCCATGCCGACGTCGCGCGCATGACCGGCATCCCGCGCCCGACGGTGAACCGGCTGGTCGCCACGCTGCTCGCCATGGGCATGCTCAAGCCGGCGCCGGCGGCCGACCGCTTCATGCTCGGCCCGGGCGTGGTGTCGCTGGCGCGGGTGTTCCTCGGCAGCCTCGATGTGCGCGCGGTCGCGCGTCCCAGCATGCAGGCGATGGCGGAGGAGATGGGCGCATCGGTCTACCTCGCGGTGCGCGACGGCATGGAGATGGTGCTGATCGAGGCCTGCCGGCCGCGCTCGTCGATGCTGTCGGCGCGGCTCGACGTCGGTTCGCGCGCGCCGCTGGCCAACTCGGCGCTCGGCCGCGCCTACCTGTCGGCCTTGCCGGAGGCGCAGCGCAACCAGCTCGTCGATTCGATGCGCCTGCTGCGCGGGCCCGAGTGGGGCGGCATCGAGCCCGCGATGAACCGCGCCATCGGCGAATCGAAGCGGCTGGGCTTTTGCCTCTCGCTCGGCGAGTTCCACCGCGAAATCAACTCGGTGTCGGTGCCGCTGATCGGCCCGGACGGCGAGGTCATGGCGCTCAACGGCGGCGGCGCGGCGTTCGTCTTCACCGAAGAGCGGCTGCGCAACGAACTCGCACCCCGGCTGCACGACATCGCGCTGACCATCGCGCGCGACATCGGCGGCCACGTACCCACACCCTCGTCGGGCTAGCAGTCGGGGATTCCCCCGATCACGAAGAACGGAGACACAGGCATGCACCTGAGCGATGAAGAAAAAGCCATGCGCGACGGCCGCGACGGACCGGCCGTGCAGAAGGCGATGGACCTGCTGATACGTTACGGCGAGGCCCTGGACGCCGAGCGGCTGGTCGAGACGCGCAACGTCTGCGCTTCGATCACATCGACCACGCCGTTCCAGCGCGACTTCGCCCTGGCCCGCGGCGGCGGCATGGATGCGGTGTTCTCCGAGTTCAGCCTCGACAGCCAGGAGACGGTCGAGATCCCGAAGTTCAAGGTGTTCACGAGCCACCTGCAATTGGGCTTCGACCCCGGCCAGCCCGAACGCATGGGCGTGAGCGAGGAGATCGTGCGCTTCTACGACAAGAGCGAGCGGCACGCTGCGAGCCTGGGCGCGCAGATCATGAACACCTGCACGCCCTACCAGGTGGGCAACATCCCGACGCGCGGCGAGCACTGCGCGTGGATGGAGTCGTCGGCGGTCGTGTACTGCAATTCGGTGCTCGGCGCGCGCACCAACACCGAGGGCCGCGAGAGCACCGGCGCCGCGATGCTCACCGGCCGCATCCCGTACTGGGGCTACCACCTGGACGAGAACCGCCGCGCCACGCATGTGGTCGAGCTCGACATCGAGGTCGAGTCGGTGCAGGACTGGGGCCTGCTCGGCTACTACATCGGCGACCAGGTGCAGGAGCGCGTGCCCGTGGTGCACAGCCGGCGCGGCATTGCGCGCGTGCCGAACCTGCCGCGCCTCAAGCACTTCGGCGCCGCCGCGTCATCTTCGGGCGGCGTGGAGATGTACCACATCGTCGGCGTCACGCCCGAGGCGCTCACGCTCGAGCAGGCGCTCGGCGGACGCGCGCCCGCCCGGGTGCTGCGCTATGGCGAGGCCGAGCGCCGCGCCACCTACGAGAAGATCAACAGCACCGGCAGGGAGGCCGAGGTGCAGTACGTGATGCTCGGCTGCCCGCACTACACGATCGAGCAGATCTGGGAAGCGGCCCAGCTCCTCGAAGGGCGCAAGGTGCATCCGGACTGCGAGCTGTGGATCTTCACGCCGCGCGCCATCAAGTCGCTGGCCGACCGCAACGGCTACACGAAGATCATCGAAGACGCGGGCGGCATCCTGATGACCGACAGCTGTTCCGCCATGAGCCGCGCGGTGCCCAGGGGCACGAAGACCGTCGCGCTCGATTCGGCCAAGCAGGCCCACTACCTGCCCGCCATCCTCGGCGTGCAGGCCTGGTTCGGCAGCACCGCCGAATGCATCGATGCGGCCTGCACCGGCCGCTGGAAAGGATTCCAGGCATGAGCCCCCGCCCGGCCGCTCCGAAGGGGGCTCGCACCGCAGTGCGAAGCACGGAGGTTATCTAATGAGCGCAACAGTCATTGCAGAAGAAACCATCGTCATCCGCGGCCGCAGGGTCGTGGGCGGCGTGTCGGAGGGTGAGGCCCTGGTCACGCGCGACCGCATCTCGGGCTGGGGCGGCATCGATCCGCGCACCGGCACCGTCATCGAAACTCGGCATGCGCTGCGCGGCCAGAGCTTCGCGGGCAAGGTGCTGGTCTTCCCGGGCGCCAAGGGCTCGTCCGGCTGGTCGGCCATGTTCCACATGACGCGGCTCATGAACACTGCGCCCGCGGCGTTCCTGTTCAACGAGATGACGACCAAGATGGCGCTCGGCGCGGTGGTCACGCACGCGCCTGCGATGACCGACTTCGATCGCGATCCGCTCGCCTGCATCGAGACCGGCGACTGGGTGCGCGTGGACGCCGATCGCGGCGTGGTAGAGATCTTCAAGAAATCACGACCAGGAGACACAGCATGAGCCGCCCGGCCGCTCCGAAGGCGAATACCGAAGCGCTGCTGCGCGAAGGTACTCCAATGCCCCGGCCCCTGCGCAGCAACTTTCCGCGCGGCTCCTACCTCTGGTCGGTGCGCAATGCGCACTGGCGCGCGCTCGGCATTCCCGAGGAGGATTGCGAGAAGCCCAAGATCGCGATCGTCAACAGCTCCTCGGAACTCGCGGCCTGCTTCAGCCACCTCGACACGGTCGCCGCCGAAGTGAAGGCCGCGATCCGCGCAGCCGGCGGCGTGCCCTTCGAGATCCGCACCGCCGCGCCCAGCGACTTCATCACCGGCGCGGGTGCGCGCGGCGCCTACATGCTGGCGGCGCGCGACCTCGTCACCAACGACATCGAGGTCGCGGTCGAAGGCGCGCAGCTCGACGGCATGGTCTGCCTCACCTCGTGCGACAAGACCGTGCCGGGCCAGCTCATGGCGGCGGCGCGGCTCGATATTCCGACCCTGCTCGTGCCCTGCGGCTACCAGCCCAGCGGCGAATACCGGGGCCACCACGTGGACATCGAGGAGGTGTTCATCGGCGCGATGCATGCGGTCGCCGGCAAGCTGCCGGTGGAAGAGCTCGTGGGCATGAGCCGCGAGGCGATCCGCGGGCCCGGCGTGTGCTCGGGCCTCGGTACGGCCAACTCGATGCACATCGTCTGCGAGGCGCTCGGCATGGCCTTGCCCGGCAGCGCACCGGTGGCGGCGCTGAGCCCGAAGATGATGGCCGACGCACGCGCCGCGGGCACGCGCATCGTGCAGATGGTGTGGGACGACCTGAAGCCGCGCGACATCCTGACGCCGGGCGCTTTCGCGAACGCGGTGCGCGCGGTGCTCGCGGTCGGCGGATCGCTCAACACCGCCAAGCATCTGCAGGCCGTCGCGACCGAAGGGCAGACCGGCGTCGATGTCTACGGCCTGTTCGAAAAGCTCGGCCCGACCACGCCCGTGCTGTCCGGCGTGCGGCCCGTGGGCACGAATTCGATCGAGGACTTCGAGGCCGCCGGCGGCTGCCGCGCGTTGCTGAAGCAGCTCGAACCCTTGCTCGACACCGGCGCGCGCAGCGTCACCGGCCGCACGCTCGCGGATGAACTGCGAGACACCGAAGTCGCGAATGCCGAAGTGATCCGCCCCATCGACCGCCCGGTGGCGCCGCTGCCCGCGATCGTGCTGCTGCGCGGCAATATCGCGCCCGAGTCCGGCCTCATCAAGACCGGCATCGCGAAGCGCAAGGTGCGGCGCTTCACCGGACCCGCGGTGTGCTTCTGGACCGCCGATGCCGCCATCGCGGCGCTCAAGCAGGGCGACATCGTGCCCGGGCAGGTGATGGTGATGCGCGGCGCCGGTGCCTGCGGCGGACCGGCCATGGGGGGCGGGGCGTCGCGCGTGGTGTTCGCGCTCGACGGCGCGGGCCTCGGCGACGAGGTGGCGCTGCTCACCGACGGCCATCTCTCGGGCCTGGTCTGCAAGGGGCTCGTGGTCGCCGAAGTGTCGCCCGAAGCCGCGCTCGGCGGGCCGCTCGGCCTGCTGCGCGATGGCGACGTCATCACCATCGACCTCGACGCGCGCCGTCTCGACGTTGCGTTGACCGACGCCGAAATCCAGGCTCGCCGCGACGACTGGCAGCCCCCGCCGCGGCTGCATGACACCGGCTGGCTGCAGCAGTACCGGCGCAACGTCGGACCGCTCTCGCAGGGCGCGGTGCTGGTGCGCACCGAGGGCGCCAAGGCATCGGGCCAGGACCGCTTCTAGAAGGACGAGACCATGCGACGCAGAACCCTGACCGCCGCGGCCCTGTGGGGCGCGGCCGCATTGACGAGCCTGCCCTTCGGGGCGAATGCCGATGAGGCGTACCCCCAGAGGCCGATCCGCCTCATCGTGGGCTTCGCGCCCGGCGGCGGCGCCGATGCGCTCACGCGCATCATCGCGGACGGCCTGTCCAAGCAGCTCGGCCAGCAGGTGATCGTGGACAACCGGCCCGGCGCCGACGGCGTGATCGCGGCGCAGGCCACCTCGTCTGCGAAGCCCGATGGCTACACGCTGCTGATGGGCACCAACACGGCCATGGTCGCGGCACCCACGCTGCGGCCGACGCCGCCCTACGACCCGTTCAAGGCCTTCACGCCGATCAGCTCGGCCGGCCAGTTCTCGATGTTCCTCGTGGTGCCGTCGAGCCTGCCGGCGAAGAGCGTGAACGAGCTGCTCGCGCTGGTCGCGGCCAAGCCGGGTGGCTACAACTCGGCGTCGAGCAACAGCGCTTCCGAGCTCGCGATGCTGCAACTGCTGGGCGATCGCAAGGTGGTCAATGCGCGCTACAAGGGCGACATGCAGGCCATGACCGATCTGCTCGGCGGCCAGGTGCAGATGATGTTCACCACCGGCACGCTCGCGCCGGCCTACGTGAAGGACGGGCGCATCCGCGCGCTGGTCACGCTGCTGCCCGAGCGCAGCGACCTGCTGCCCGATGTGCCGACCGGCGGCGAGCTCGGCCTGGGCAAGCTCACGATCACGCCGTGGGCCGGCTTCTTCGGACCGCCGGGGCTGCCGCAGGCCCTCACCGACAGGCTGTCGCGCGAGCTGCAGAACACGCTGCAGCGGCCCGAGGTGCGCAAGCAGCTCGCTCAGCAGGGCTTCGAGGGCTACGGCATGAGCCCCGAGAAGTTCCGGGACTTCTTCCGCCTGCAGTACGACGCCTTCGGCGCGACCGTGCGGGAGCACAACGTGAAGTTCGAGTAGCGGCCGGTCAGTTGCGCATCGGCGAAGCGGCCGGGTCGACGGCTCGTTGCGCCTGCTGCGGCCGATAGCGCAGCCAGTAGATCGCCAGCAGCGCGAGCAGGAAGGGCACGCCCACGATCAGCGTCAGCCTGAACATCGGCGTGAAGTAGGTCGTGACCAGGACCGCCAGCATCAACGCCGCCCCGAGCAGCGTGAGCCACGGGAAGCCCCACATTCGGAAGCTGAGGGGTGCGTTGCCCTGCGCGACCCATGCCCGGCGGAAGAAGGCGTGCGTCATGAAGATCATGAACCAGGTGAACATGGCCCCGAACATCGAGATGGCCATCATGAGCCCGAAGGATTCCTGGGGCGCGATCACGCTGACCAGCGTGGCGACCGCGATGCCGGCGCACGAGAGCGCGAGCGCATCCACCGGCACGCCGCTGGCGCTCACGCGCCCGAAGCGCTCGGCCGCATGGCCGGCACGCGAGAGGCTGAACATCATCCGCGTGGAGATGTAGAGCAGGCTGTTCATCGCCGACAGCGCCGCCACCAGCACCACGAAGTTGATCACCGCCGCCGCGCCGGGGATGCCGATGATCTCCATCACCTTCACGAACGGGCTCTTGTCGGCGCTGGCCGCGTTCCACGGCACGATGGCCAGCATCAGGAAGATCGACGCGAGGTAGAACACCACCAGCCGCACGATGGTCGCGCGGAAGGCGCGCGTGACCGCGCGCTCCGGGTCCTGCGCCTCGCCGGCGGCGACCGCGATCATCTCGATGCTCAGATAGCTGAAGATCGCCACCACCACCGCCACCCAGGTGCCCCACGCACCCTTCGGGAAGAAGCCGCCGCGCGCGGTGTAGTTGTCGAGTCCGACGCCGGCGGGGCGCGAGCCGAACACCACGTACGCGCCGATCAGGATGAAGCCGACGATGGCCGCGATCTTGATCGTCGAGAACCAGTACTCCACGAAGCCGAAGGACTTCACGCTCATCACATTGACCGCGACCAGCGCGGCGGAGAACAGCAGCACCCAGATCCATTGCGGCGCGGATGGAAACCAGTAGGCCATGTACACGCCGACCGCGGTGACCTCGGTGCCCACGCCGAGCACCATGCAGGCCCAGTACGCGTAGCGCACGAGAAAGCCGGCCCACGGGCCGATGTAGTGCTCGGCATAGGCGCCGAAGGAGCCCGAGGTGGGATGCGCCACCGTCATTTCGGCGAGGCAGCCCATCAGCAGCAGCGCGATGAGTCCGCCGATGGCATAGCTGATCAGGACGCTCGGGCCCGCGATGCCGATCGCGAAGCCGCTGCCGAGGAACAGGCCGGTGCCGATGGCCCCGCCGATTGCGATCATGGCCATCTGGCCGGCGGTGAGCGATTTGTGAAGGCCTTTTTCCCGGTTCGCAATCGTCTCGAAATGGCTGCTCATTGATGTGTCTCCCTGCGGTGCCAAAGATGTGCGCGACTGGGCGACGAATGTATTCGCAATGGTCTTTGAAATGATGATGAAATACCCTACGTACGTGATTAACGGAAAGTATTTGCCGTCAAATGATTGATTAGAGAAATGGATATCCAAATCGGTCTTCGTTTGACGCCGTCGCGCAAAAACCTTCGCGCGCGAGGCAGCGCCCTCGCGGCTTGCGCGGGTCTCCGAGGGGTGTCTGGGGTGGCGCCTAGACCGTCAGCGACGCGGCGTTGCGCCGCCAGAACGCCGCATCCGGAATCGTCCCCGCGCCAGCCGCCGCGTTCTCCGCCATGTGCTCGGCGCGGCCCGTGCCGGGGATGGTGCAGGTCACGGCCGGGTGGCTCAGCACGAACTTGATGAGCACCTGGGCCCAGCTCGTGCAGTCGATCTCGGCGGCCCAGTCGGGCAGTGGCTTGCCGCGCAGGCGGCGCAGCAGGCCGCCGCCGCCGAAGGGCATGTTGACGATCACCGCCACGCCGCGTTCG
This region includes:
- a CDS encoding FAD-dependent oxidoreductase, encoding MKTVVRTDERILSSDIFERDSRARRPDHGHWAEPGKEIPIYHRCGVLVVGGGPSGTAAAAAAAQAGADVALLERYNHLGGLSTGGLVIWIDRMTDWEGRLVIRGFAEELFDRLPADAIAGPARGDWGSQDVAKAAHWSQRTAAYHGIVTWSPTIDPERLKLLSQEIVLERDVKLIYHSWAAIPIVQDGAVKGVVFESKEGRMAIMADVVVDATGDGDLFARAGAAYVNDIEEADVHHCMNTSWLFGGVDMNRWIEFKAGQPEAFSAFMARGREQCGLFERPFVSWRNDVALFMGPRQSGYSALDVDDLTAVEVRSHRAMVQHLDYFRAHAPGFENAFLMLSAPQIGVRHARRLSGVGAVLRSQWPDGVALADEIGVSPAVSPKFPNISIPYGALVPQQLDGLLACGRHISCDRNSHGFMREIPQCWITGQAAGVAAALASRGGIAPRFVDVGALQSELLRQGVYLRPGAGQGHAASVMATAEAGL
- a CDS encoding IclR family transcriptional regulator, translated to MATDKNDLSISAAETADARGERSDTVSALERGISVLRCFSEEQPVLGHADVARMTGIPRPTVNRLVATLLAMGMLKPAPAADRFMLGPGVVSLARVFLGSLDVRAVARPSMQAMAEEMGASVYLAVRDGMEMVLIEACRPRSSMLSARLDVGSRAPLANSALGRAYLSALPEAQRNQLVDSMRLLRGPEWGGIEPAMNRAIGESKRLGFCLSLGEFHREINSVSVPLIGPDGEVMALNGGGAAFVFTEERLRNELAPRLHDIALTIARDIGGHVPTPSSG
- a CDS encoding aconitase X — translated: MHLSDEEKAMRDGRDGPAVQKAMDLLIRYGEALDAERLVETRNVCASITSTTPFQRDFALARGGGMDAVFSEFSLDSQETVEIPKFKVFTSHLQLGFDPGQPERMGVSEEIVRFYDKSERHAASLGAQIMNTCTPYQVGNIPTRGEHCAWMESSAVVYCNSVLGARTNTEGRESTGAAMLTGRIPYWGYHLDENRRATHVVELDIEVESVQDWGLLGYYIGDQVQERVPVVHSRRGIARVPNLPRLKHFGAAASSSGGVEMYHIVGVTPEALTLEQALGGRAPARVLRYGEAERRATYEKINSTGREAEVQYVMLGCPHYTIEQIWEAAQLLEGRKVHPDCELWIFTPRAIKSLADRNGYTKIIEDAGGILMTDSCSAMSRAVPRGTKTVALDSAKQAHYLPAILGVQAWFGSTAECIDAACTGRWKGFQA
- a CDS encoding aconitase X swivel domain-containing protein, producing the protein MSATVIAEETIVIRGRRVVGGVSEGEALVTRDRISGWGGIDPRTGTVIETRHALRGQSFAGKVLVFPGAKGSSGWSAMFHMTRLMNTAPAAFLFNEMTTKMALGAVVTHAPAMTDFDRDPLACIETGDWVRVDADRGVVEIFKKSRPGDTA
- the ilvD gene encoding dihydroxy-acid dehydratase, producing the protein MPRPLRSNFPRGSYLWSVRNAHWRALGIPEEDCEKPKIAIVNSSSELAACFSHLDTVAAEVKAAIRAAGGVPFEIRTAAPSDFITGAGARGAYMLAARDLVTNDIEVAVEGAQLDGMVCLTSCDKTVPGQLMAAARLDIPTLLVPCGYQPSGEYRGHHVDIEEVFIGAMHAVAGKLPVEELVGMSREAIRGPGVCSGLGTANSMHIVCEALGMALPGSAPVAALSPKMMADARAAGTRIVQMVWDDLKPRDILTPGAFANAVRAVLAVGGSLNTAKHLQAVATEGQTGVDVYGLFEKLGPTTPVLSGVRPVGTNSIEDFEAAGGCRALLKQLEPLLDTGARSVTGRTLADELRDTEVANAEVIRPIDRPVAPLPAIVLLRGNIAPESGLIKTGIAKRKVRRFTGPAVCFWTADAAIAALKQGDIVPGQVMVMRGAGACGGPAMGGGASRVVFALDGAGLGDEVALLTDGHLSGLVCKGLVVAEVSPEAALGGPLGLLRDGDVITIDLDARRLDVALTDAEIQARRDDWQPPPRLHDTGWLQQYRRNVGPLSQGAVLVRTEGAKASGQDRF
- a CDS encoding Bug family tripartite tricarboxylate transporter substrate binding protein; this translates as MRRRTLTAAALWGAAALTSLPFGANADEAYPQRPIRLIVGFAPGGGADALTRIIADGLSKQLGQQVIVDNRPGADGVIAAQATSSAKPDGYTLLMGTNTAMVAAPTLRPTPPYDPFKAFTPISSAGQFSMFLVVPSSLPAKSVNELLALVAAKPGGYNSASSNSASELAMLQLLGDRKVVNARYKGDMQAMTDLLGGQVQMMFTTGTLAPAYVKDGRIRALVTLLPERSDLLPDVPTGGELGLGKLTITPWAGFFGPPGLPQALTDRLSRELQNTLQRPEVRKQLAQQGFEGYGMSPEKFRDFFRLQYDAFGATVREHNVKFE
- a CDS encoding amino acid permease is translated as MSSHFETIANREKGLHKSLTAGQMAMIAIGGAIGTGLFLGSGFAIGIAGPSVLISYAIGGLIALLLMGCLAEMTVAHPTSGSFGAYAEHYIGPWAGFLVRYAYWACMVLGVGTEVTAVGVYMAYWFPSAPQWIWVLLFSAALVAVNVMSVKSFGFVEYWFSTIKIAAIVGFILIGAYVVFGSRPAGVGLDNYTARGGFFPKGAWGTWVAVVVAIFSYLSIEMIAVAAGEAQDPERAVTRAFRATIVRLVVFYLASIFLMLAIVPWNAASADKSPFVKVMEIIGIPGAAAVINFVVLVAALSAMNSLLYISTRMMFSLSRAGHAAERFGRVSASGVPVDALALSCAGIAVATLVSVIAPQESFGLMMAISMFGAMFTWFMIFMTHAFFRRAWVAQGNAPLSFRMWGFPWLTLLGAALMLAVLVTTYFTPMFRLTLIVGVPFLLALLAIYWLRYRPQQAQRAVDPAASPMRN